The Calothrix sp. PCC 7507 DNA segment GCTTGACTAGCTTGACTGCTTGTGATTCTACTTGTTTAAACTCTTGCTGTAACTGAGTGAGTTTTTCTTTTGAACCATTAACCTTTGCTATTTTAATTTGAGCATCCAACCGCTCTAAACTTTCTAGGAGAGGTTTTTCGGCTTTGTAATCTGTTGTACCAATGCGCGTTGTGCCTTTAAAAGCTAAATGCTCCAAAAAGTGTGCCACACCAGTTTTACCATCCGGCTCATCCACGCCACCGACATCAGCATAGGTAAGAAAAGAAACAACAGGCGCTTGATGTCGTTCTAAAACAATGAACTTCAAACCATTGTCGAGGCGAAACTCAGTTAATTGCTTAATCACCCGATCCAAGTAGGGTTGGATTGAACTAGTTTTTGTAGGTTGCTGCGTTCTTTGAGGAGGAGGTGCTGTCTGAGTTTGAGCTAGAGCAACTTCTGGTAGCAATCCCCACCACAGGATGATTAAAGCGCACAAAGTGACAACTAACCGATGTATTGTGACAGATACTTGGTTTGAACGAGCTAAGATTATGCGAAAGCGGCTAGTCTGATTCATAAGCAACAACTGAAGTAAAGTTCTACAACCTGAAAAACAAGCTAATAGCCTTGAGGCGTTAATCTTGTATTAAGCTTTATCTGCTTTTTGTACTGCACGTTAGACAATATTGCTACAAGTCGTGTTCCGACGATCTCACAATAAATACTATGCGAGTTTTTAATTCTCCCCCACCTTCAGAAGCACAAACGCGTACCCGCATTCTCAGCGCAGCACAGCGATTGTTTGCTGCTCAGGGTTTTGATGGCACTACTACCCGCGACTTAGCACAAGCAGCAGGTGTCGCTGAGGGTACTCTGTTTCGTCATTTTCCCAATAAAAAGGCCATTTTGGTGGAAGTAGCCACTAGTGGATGGGTGGAAATTCTCACAGATTTGCTCACAGAATTGAGTGAGATGGGCAGCTATAAAGCTGTAGCACAGGTTATGCGTCGCCGGATGTGGAATTTACAAAAAAATGCCGAAATGATGCGCGTTTGTTTCATGGAAGTGCAGTTTCACCCCGACTTGCGCGATCGCATTCAATTAGAAGTCATTACTAAAATGACTGATGTCGCTGAAGCTTTCTTTCAAACCGCAATGGACAGAGGTATTTATCGACAAATGGATGCCAAACTTGTCGCCAAGGTGTTTTTAGGAATGTTTGCAGTTGCAGGTTTTTCTGACAAAACCATCATGGAACCCGACGCTTCTCCCCAAGAAATGCAGCAAATGGCAGAAGGACTCGCTGAGATTTTTCTCAATGGGGTTTTAGTTAAGGAATAGGGGATTGGGGATTGGGAATAGTATTTTTTACTCAGCACTCATAATTGTTCTTGCTTGTTGAATCCATTGTTGCACTAGCTCAATTGCTGGACATAAATCTCGCCGCTGCATGGTTGCTACCTGGAAACGCATAATCTGTTTGTGTAATCTGTGATTGGGAGTCTGCGCCAACTGAGCTACTGAACCAATACCCGCATGTAATAATAAGCCACAATATTGTGTGCCAACGCTGGGAATCCGCGCCAAATCGGCTAAAGCCAACCATTTATTTACATACTGAAGATGGATTTGTAATTTATTAGATAACGCGACTCTTGCTTCTAGAGTTCTCCCTTGTTTAACTAGTACTTCTGTAGTTTGAATCCCACAATTTTTTAGTTGGGATTGTTCGTCTTGGCTCAATCCAGGTAATTGCTCAATTGGCCAGTCACAAGATGTGAGGATTTTATGGGGCATAGGGAATTAGGAATGGTGAAGAAAAATATAAAACGTTCACCAAG contains these protein-coding regions:
- a CDS encoding TetR/AcrR family transcriptional regulator, translated to MRVFNSPPPSEAQTRTRILSAAQRLFAAQGFDGTTTRDLAQAAGVAEGTLFRHFPNKKAILVEVATSGWVEILTDLLTELSEMGSYKAVAQVMRRRMWNLQKNAEMMRVCFMEVQFHPDLRDRIQLEVITKMTDVAEAFFQTAMDRGIYRQMDAKLVAKVFLGMFAVAGFSDKTIMEPDASPQEMQQMAEGLAEIFLNGVLVKE
- a CDS encoding DUF4332 domain-containing protein produces the protein MPHKILTSCDWPIEQLPGLSQDEQSQLKNCGIQTTEVLVKQGRTLEARVALSNKLQIHLQYVNKWLALADLARIPSVGTQYCGLLLHAGIGSVAQLAQTPNHRLHKQIMRFQVATMQRRDLCPAIELVQQWIQQARTIMSAE